From a single Gracilimonas sp. genomic region:
- a CDS encoding 7-cyano-7-deazaguanine synthase, which translates to MNSKAIILFSGGLDSTIALAWALERYGEVICLSYLFPERPKKEILAAQKICHAYGVKLLEIELPFIKSFRQIKYGDGNVYGSSDSYIPMRNLIFYSIAAHYADILHAKKIIGGHLKSDSKVHADASYNFFRILENACRVSFSTSFLKEERIKSEVEIIMPLIHMSDQEAVELGIKVNAPIDKSWSCWIDRNDPCNECISCLDRKRALEEFQQK; encoded by the coding sequence ATGAACAGTAAAGCAATTATACTTTTTTCGGGTGGGCTTGATTCTACAATTGCATTAGCGTGGGCTCTAGAAAGGTATGGTGAAGTAATTTGTCTCTCTTATTTATTTCCAGAAAGACCTAAAAAGGAAATTTTGGCAGCCCAAAAAATTTGCCACGCTTATGGGGTTAAGTTATTGGAAATCGAACTACCATTTATAAAATCATTTAGGCAAATAAAATATGGTGATGGAAATGTATATGGTAGTTCAGATTCATATATCCCAATGAGAAATTTAATTTTTTATTCGATTGCAGCACATTATGCAGATATTTTACATGCGAAAAAAATAATTGGGGGGCACTTAAAATCAGATAGTAAGGTCCATGCTGATGCAAGCTATAATTTTTTTAGAATACTAGAGAACGCATGCAGAGTTTCTTTTTCTACAAGCTTTCTTAAAGAAGAAAGGATAAAAAGTGAAGTCGAAATAATCATGCCATTAATTCATATGTCTGATCAAGAGGCTGTTGAATTAGGAATTAAAGTAAATGCCCCAATTGATAAATCATGGAGTTGTTGGATTGATAGGAATGATCCCTGCAACGAATGTATATCATGTTTAGATAGAAAAAGGGCTTTAGAGGAATTTCAACAAAAATAA
- a CDS encoding VOC family protein, whose protein sequence is MNSLGVYAIVFYVNDINATLKHYEKIGFNVEVIKEGHLKIALSNFEFEFHDKKLETIEELKAEANKDPKGNGAFIYVKSNDIYTDYESIKESGAIVSNISKRPWGTIEFSITDPDGYKLMIYQLSNE, encoded by the coding sequence ATGAATTCTTTAGGCGTCTATGCAATAGTTTTTTACGTAAATGATATAAATGCAACTTTAAAACATTATGAAAAAATTGGATTTAATGTCGAAGTAATTAAGGAAGGGCATCTTAAAATAGCATTATCAAATTTTGAGTTTGAATTTCACGATAAGAAACTTGAAACAATTGAAGAACTTAAAGCTGAGGCCAACAAGGACCCAAAAGGAAATGGTGCTTTCATTTATGTCAAAAGTAATGATATCTACACAGATTATGAATCTATAAAAGAATCGGGTGCAATAGTTAGTAATATTTCTAAACGTCCCTGGGGAACTATTGAATTTTCTATAACTGATCCAGATGGCTATAAGCTTATGATCTATCAATTATCAAATGAATGA
- the mobF gene encoding MobF family relaxase — protein sequence MIRMFQSQTVEQAKTYFNEALSKADYYIDDQELNGRFHGKLSSRLGIEHDIVERDIFHKLCDNIHPITGDNLTPRTVDNRRVGYDISFHCPKSVSILHAFGDDDRVLDSFRKSVLETMREMEADMQTRVRLQGQNHDRDTGELMWTDFIHQTARPVDDHPPDPHLHCHCFTFNATWDETENRIKAGQFHNIKRDMPWYQARFQKRLADKLSELGYGIRKTGRSFEVSIVPQKAIEHFSKRTNAIGQTAKELGITDPEELDQLGARTRGKKQSSRSMPELKKSWVGQLKKVGIDHHLNEEIETTIRDLNSVQCIDHALSHSFARKSVERDRRILAEGYLHGIDSKAVSLDDIDQAFDNDDRVFKVPDGKDKLCTTIPVQAEEKRMVKLAKNMRGSVNPISPIMNETVFENLNDEQAVAVKHILKSNDLLMMVRGGAGTGKTTMMKSAVKLIEESERRVYAFAPTSAASRDMLRSEGFEKADTVARLLKDDKLQSEIKDQVIWIDEAGMLGTKDMGDILELADDLNARVILTGDTRQHTAVQRGDAMRILRQVAGIPIPSVNRIYRQKGKEYREAVEAISSGDVSSGFDKLESLGCIEEIETNDVSKQLADDYLQAQKENRSALVISPTNEQAQLVTNGIRQGLKDSGELEDKDRPYSRLKNLYYSNAQKKDWRSYRKGQVVQLHQNMPGLKKGSQTTVIKVDDKSVKIVQDGQTHSLDLSRPDDFDVYNSFEINLSKGDRIRITKNGFDNNGRRLNNGKILEVDSFSRQGDIRLKTPNRKNGAIYEIDKDFGNFNHAYCITSYASQGKTVDRVLIAQPSATFPASNMKQFYVSVSRGREAVKIYTDDKEDLLQTIHKEGNRMSVHELEEIDQGRTQAKSKTPNKGDYEPDI from the coding sequence ATGATACGAATGTTTCAAAGTCAAACTGTGGAGCAGGCTAAGACCTACTTTAATGAAGCTCTCAGCAAGGCGGATTATTACATTGATGACCAGGAATTGAACGGACGCTTTCATGGAAAGCTGTCCTCTCGTTTAGGTATTGAACATGATATTGTTGAACGGGATATCTTTCACAAACTGTGTGATAACATTCACCCCATCACGGGAGACAATCTAACACCTCGAACGGTGGATAATCGCCGGGTTGGGTATGACATTTCGTTTCATTGTCCAAAGTCTGTCTCCATCCTTCACGCCTTCGGTGATGATGACAGAGTTTTGGATTCCTTTCGAAAAAGTGTTTTAGAGACAATGCGAGAAATGGAAGCTGATATGCAGACCAGAGTTCGCTTACAAGGCCAAAATCATGACCGGGATACCGGGGAATTAATGTGGACAGATTTTATTCACCAAACCGCCAGACCGGTTGATGACCACCCCCCTGATCCGCATTTGCATTGCCACTGTTTTACCTTTAATGCCACATGGGATGAGACTGAAAATCGCATTAAGGCCGGACAGTTTCACAACATCAAAAGAGATATGCCGTGGTACCAAGCCAGGTTCCAAAAACGACTTGCCGATAAACTGTCTGAGTTGGGTTATGGGATACGAAAAACGGGCAGAAGTTTTGAGGTGTCAATCGTTCCTCAAAAAGCGATTGAGCACTTCTCAAAACGCACCAATGCGATTGGTCAAACGGCCAAAGAATTAGGCATTACTGATCCAGAAGAACTCGATCAATTAGGGGCACGCACCAGAGGCAAAAAACAGTCCTCACGATCAATGCCGGAGCTTAAAAAATCATGGGTTGGGCAACTTAAAAAGGTCGGTATAGATCACCACCTAAATGAAGAGATTGAAACGACTATTCGAGATCTAAATTCAGTGCAATGTATTGACCATGCTTTGAGCCATTCTTTTGCCAGAAAATCGGTTGAACGAGACCGTAGAATTTTAGCTGAAGGTTACCTGCATGGGATCGATTCAAAAGCTGTGTCATTGGATGATATTGACCAGGCTTTTGATAACGATGATCGGGTGTTCAAAGTCCCTGATGGTAAAGATAAATTATGCACGACGATTCCGGTTCAGGCCGAAGAAAAGCGTATGGTGAAACTGGCAAAGAATATGCGAGGCTCTGTCAATCCAATCAGCCCGATTATGAATGAAACAGTGTTCGAGAATTTAAACGATGAGCAAGCGGTTGCCGTCAAACATATCCTCAAATCCAACGACCTTTTGATGATGGTACGTGGTGGCGCGGGAACGGGTAAGACAACCATGATGAAATCGGCTGTGAAGCTCATAGAAGAATCTGAGAGACGTGTCTATGCCTTTGCCCCGACTTCCGCTGCCTCACGGGATATGTTGCGCTCTGAGGGCTTTGAAAAGGCTGATACCGTTGCCCGGCTTTTAAAAGATGACAAGCTACAGTCAGAGATTAAAGATCAAGTCATCTGGATTGATGAGGCCGGAATGCTTGGTACTAAAGATATGGGTGATATTTTAGAGTTAGCTGATGATCTGAATGCCCGGGTAATTTTGACTGGAGATACCCGTCAGCATACTGCCGTCCAACGTGGTGATGCCATGCGTATCTTGAGACAAGTGGCAGGGATTCCAATTCCGTCTGTGAACCGTATCTATCGCCAAAAAGGAAAAGAGTATCGTGAGGCTGTTGAGGCTATCAGTTCGGGGGATGTATCGAGTGGTTTTGATAAACTGGAGTCATTGGGATGTATTGAAGAAATTGAGACCAATGACGTCTCAAAGCAATTAGCTGATGACTATTTACAAGCCCAAAAAGAAAACCGCTCTGCACTGGTGATCTCTCCCACCAATGAACAAGCTCAACTGGTTACGAATGGGATTAGACAAGGATTAAAAGACAGTGGTGAATTAGAAGACAAAGATCGCCCCTACTCTCGATTGAAAAACCTCTACTATTCGAATGCTCAAAAGAAAGACTGGCGGTCTTATAGAAAAGGTCAGGTTGTTCAGCTTCATCAGAATATGCCGGGATTGAAAAAAGGCTCTCAAACCACCGTAATTAAAGTTGATGATAAGAGCGTCAAGATCGTCCAAGATGGTCAGACTCATTCACTAGACCTGTCTCGCCCAGATGATTTTGATGTTTACAACTCTTTTGAGATCAACCTATCCAAAGGTGACCGTATTCGCATCACAAAGAACGGCTTTGATAACAATGGCCGTCGCTTGAACAATGGTAAGATATTGGAAGTGGACAGCTTTAGCCGTCAGGGTGATATCCGACTGAAAACGCCAAATCGAAAGAATGGTGCCATTTATGAAATTGATAAAGACTTTGGCAATTTCAATCATGCCTATTGCATTACCTCTTATGCCTCCCAGGGCAAGACAGTAGATCGGGTATTGATTGCTCAACCCTCTGCCACCTTCCCGGCCTCCAACATGAAGCAGTTCTATGTCTCGGTCTCCCGTGGTCGAGAAGCTGTAAAAATCTATACCGATGATAAAGAGGATCTTCTACAAACGATCCACAAAGAAGGGAACCGTATGTCAGTCCATGAACTTGAGGAGATAGATCAAGGTCGCACGCAAGCCAAATCTAAAACCCCTAATAAAGGAGATTATGAACCGGATATCTAA
- a CDS encoding SDR family oxidoreductase, producing MNKFKGKIALVTGGTSKIGEKICVDLKNQGCKVYFTYNQNKQKAESLIEDYNLSAIQANFLLESNIREVFKVIYDESGKLDFLVNNASYSSEKLWNIKPTKISLDQWEKCLKIDLTAVFLCSKFSIPLMEKDGGAIVNFSSSGSMRGDADTFIYNSAKVGVVGLTKSLARALAPNIRANVIAPGSIKTDWIEGWKLSDSEKKNLQAVKKMMKRLGKPKEVSDLVQFLLSNNSSYITGQLIYIDGGISA from the coding sequence ATGAATAAATTTAAAGGTAAAATAGCATTAGTTACTGGGGGAACGAGTAAAATTGGGGAAAAAATTTGTGTTGACTTAAAGAATCAAGGGTGTAAAGTTTACTTTACATACAATCAAAATAAACAGAAAGCGGAGTCTTTAATAGAGGATTACAATTTATCAGCAATTCAAGCAAATTTTTTACTTGAAAGTAATATAAGAGAAGTCTTTAAAGTCATTTATGATGAATCTGGAAAATTAGATTTTTTAGTCAATAATGCCTCATATTCCTCGGAAAAACTCTGGAACATAAAACCTACTAAAATCTCATTAGATCAATGGGAAAAATGTCTTAAAATAGATTTAACGGCTGTTTTTCTATGCTCTAAATTCTCAATTCCATTGATGGAAAAAGATGGAGGAGCAATTGTAAATTTCTCCTCGAGCGGTTCAATGAGGGGTGATGCAGATACATTTATTTATAATTCTGCTAAAGTAGGGGTTGTAGGGTTGACGAAATCATTAGCGCGAGCATTAGCTCCAAATATTAGAGCCAATGTTATTGCACCAGGTTCCATAAAAACAGATTGGATTGAGGGGTGGAAGTTATCTGATAGTGAAAAAAAGAATTTACAAGCTGTTAAAAAGATGATGAAAAGATTAGGAAAGCCAAAAGAAGTATCGGATTTGGTACAATTCTTATTATCAAATAATTCTTCATACATAACTGGACAACTAATTTATATTGATGGAGGAATTTCAGCATGA
- a CDS encoding DNA/RNA non-specific endonuclease, whose translation MKQILGVLALWLISSSTVLGQYQEIHTKHFFKGYPAGTPESNDLIIRDLYSLSNNDETKFADWVAYRIDTLTMSGNDMPRNWKSDPWLHESETLEKDDYDDAHAILKTDRGHLAPLGSLDGNQNYFETNYLSNITPQKTNLNQGPWKVLERFERDIITTHKLSNYIIVYTGTLYEREMETMPRADESAKVPSGYWKIIIVPKADNQFDTAAFIFDQDTPRNVSPIDSLVTIDEIEERSGLDFFWELENIEENQLEAMSNSSWISPLLD comes from the coding sequence ATGAAACAAATATTAGGAGTTTTAGCACTATGGCTGATTTCAAGTAGTACAGTTTTAGGGCAATACCAAGAAATTCATACTAAACACTTTTTTAAGGGCTACCCAGCTGGTACACCAGAAAGCAATGACTTGATTATCCGAGATCTTTACAGTTTGAGTAATAATGATGAAACGAAGTTTGCAGACTGGGTTGCCTACCGTATTGATACACTTACTATGTCTGGAAATGATATGCCTAGAAATTGGAAATCAGATCCTTGGTTACATGAAAGCGAAACACTGGAAAAAGATGATTATGACGATGCTCATGCTATTCTAAAAACGGATCGTGGGCATCTAGCACCTCTTGGTTCATTGGACGGGAATCAAAACTACTTTGAGACTAATTACTTATCCAATATTACACCACAAAAAACAAACTTAAATCAGGGGCCCTGGAAAGTTCTAGAAAGATTCGAACGAGATATCATAACCACACACAAACTTTCTAATTATATTATAGTTTACACGGGCACATTGTATGAGAGAGAAATGGAGACTATGCCTCGTGCAGATGAAAGCGCAAAAGTCCCAAGTGGTTACTGGAAAATAATTATTGTACCCAAAGCAGATAATCAATTCGATACTGCGGCATTTATATTTGATCAAGACACTCCTCGAAATGTTTCTCCTATAGATAGCTTGGTTACGATTGATGAAATCGAGGAAAGGAGTGGTTTGGATTTCTTTTGGGAACTTGAGAATATAGAAGAAAACCAGCTTGAAGCGATGAGCAACTCATCATGGATTTCGCCTTTATTGGATTAA
- a CDS encoding DUF998 domain-containing protein — protein sequence MRQLYQDLIDYLGQKNEGISFDYRFLRGAIGAVAFALPIIVFFRSDKLFELSSISHSYYTPAIDFFVGILFFVCAFLIAYKGHTKKENLASSLAAFAALGVAIFPTDEIRGNDSLTGDIHAVAAIIMFSILAYFCLSPFAKGVQEKIDNSRQGDTKISAMKRRRRTYLFCGWAIILIMVSYAITNLISPNLVWKYKLLFWAEAFSLMIFGIAWSVAAKYLPYMR from the coding sequence ATGAGACAGTTATATCAAGATTTAATAGATTATTTAGGCCAAAAAAACGAAGGTATCTCTTTTGATTATCGCTTTTTAAGAGGTGCAATTGGTGCTGTAGCATTTGCATTACCAATTATTGTATTTTTCAGGTCAGACAAACTATTTGAGTTATCATCTATTAGTCATTCCTACTATACACCTGCGATAGACTTCTTTGTAGGGATTCTATTTTTTGTTTGTGCATTCTTAATAGCTTACAAAGGCCATACAAAAAAAGAGAACTTGGCAAGCTCTTTAGCCGCTTTTGCAGCACTCGGAGTAGCTATATTTCCAACTGATGAAATTAGAGGAAACGACTCTTTGACTGGTGATATCCATGCTGTCGCAGCCATAATTATGTTTTCCATTTTGGCCTATTTTTGTCTCTCCCCTTTTGCAAAGGGAGTTCAAGAAAAAATAGATAATAGTAGGCAAGGTGATACCAAAATTAGCGCCATGAAGAGGCGTCGTAGAACTTATTTATTTTGCGGGTGGGCAATTATTTTGATAATGGTAAGTTACGCAATTACCAATCTTATATCCCCTAATCTTGTCTGGAAATATAAATTGTTATTTTGGGCTGAGGCTTTTTCCCTGATGATTTTTGGAATAGCTTGGTCTGTAGCTGCTAAATATCTCCCTTATATGCGCTGA
- a CDS encoding PIN domain-containing protein: MEQKNISDEELREQAQLRLEEKFPGISKEWKELTQNIGMDVKNKVKKEIQGNFISIQGIGRLNASVIIDNNFVIAQMRGILSSDKKLEDSFIYRLLNSIFITAYAPPKLKEELYDKVDKYFSDQYEEACVLAEYVLERVVIKEAYFVDNWISAQRKIGDIDEDDVPYLALALDIKGQAILSLDKIFQHQNDVVVWEMKDAGKVMASFSQGVASLGLIGTGAITLKSIYQVIAFIFEILIEILKDMLKAIMALFSLIVNSAANVPKEMWALLLITLLGSLFFSEDLRAKGKEFYDKAIEKFSQFIRDFRDFLIRLKEDLLELWNVFSPVASVTGQILLFLFAEVNLMLNEVKSLELDEL, from the coding sequence ATGGAACAAAAAAACATTTCAGATGAAGAGCTAAGAGAACAAGCTCAGTTAAGACTAGAAGAAAAATTCCCCGGTATAAGTAAGGAATGGAAAGAATTAACCCAAAACATCGGAATGGATGTAAAAAACAAGGTTAAAAAAGAAATTCAGGGAAACTTCATTTCAATTCAGGGCATTGGTCGACTCAATGCATCAGTTATTATTGACAATAACTTTGTTATTGCTCAAATGCGCGGAATCCTCAGTAGTGATAAAAAACTTGAAGATTCATTTATTTATCGTCTTTTGAACTCCATTTTTATCACAGCTTATGCTCCACCTAAATTAAAAGAGGAACTTTACGACAAAGTCGATAAGTATTTTTCTGATCAATATGAGGAAGCATGCGTTTTAGCTGAATACGTATTAGAAAGAGTTGTGATTAAAGAGGCCTATTTTGTTGATAATTGGATCAGTGCACAAAGAAAAATTGGAGATATCGATGAAGATGATGTACCATACTTAGCTCTTGCATTGGACATAAAAGGCCAAGCAATATTGTCATTAGACAAGATATTCCAGCACCAGAATGATGTAGTAGTTTGGGAGATGAAAGATGCTGGCAAAGTTATGGCAAGTTTTAGTCAAGGTGTTGCCTCTTTGGGACTAATTGGGACAGGAGCTATTACTTTAAAATCAATCTATCAGGTTATAGCATTTATTTTTGAAATCTTGATAGAGATTTTGAAAGATATGCTGAAAGCAATTATGGCATTATTTAGTCTTATAGTGAATTCTGCTGCAAATGTACCAAAAGAGATGTGGGCACTACTCTTAATTACATTATTAGGTAGCCTCTTTTTCAGTGAAGATTTACGAGCGAAAGGGAAAGAGTTTTACGATAAAGCTATTGAAAAATTCAGTCAATTTATTCGTGATTTTCGCGATTTTTTAATCCGTTTAAAAGAAGACCTATTAGAGCTTTGGAACGTTTTTAGCCCTGTTGCTAGTGTAACGGGTCAAATACTTCTTTTTTTATTTGCAGAGGTGAATTTAATGCTGAATGAAGTTAAATCTCTTGAACTAGATGAATTATAA
- a CDS encoding class I SAM-dependent methyltransferase encodes MTNIDLKKSWDNISLKYQNSVDISTEDVHYGPCGLGENYYNLIGEVSNKRILELGCGGGQNSIFLASRGANVTGVDFSKNQIAYAKKLAEANNLKIDFVASRVERIDEIFNREFDVILSSFLIEYISDIFDFFKKMNSVLSKNGNLILCDLHPFSSAGQITKDKVNTFFDTIDYFNQRKIEFNWKFENESKNIKFYRYHRTLETYINTLLKAGFELKGFFEPEIEFNKDSQSQPYRDNSILENKIFWMKMPYSFIIKAQKNEL; translated from the coding sequence ATGACAAATATTGATTTAAAAAAATCTTGGGACAATATATCCTTGAAATATCAAAACAGTGTAGATATTTCAACTGAAGATGTCCACTATGGTCCATGTGGATTGGGGGAAAATTACTACAATTTGATAGGAGAAGTTAGCAATAAAAGAATTTTGGAGTTAGGCTGTGGGGGAGGACAGAATTCAATTTTTCTAGCTTCAAGAGGAGCAAATGTTACAGGTGTTGATTTTTCAAAAAATCAGATTGCATATGCAAAAAAACTTGCTGAGGCCAATAACTTAAAAATCGATTTTGTTGCTTCACGCGTAGAAAGAATTGATGAAATCTTTAATAGAGAATTTGATGTTATTCTGTCATCTTTTCTTATCGAATATATATCAGATATTTTTGATTTTTTTAAAAAAATGAATAGTGTTCTATCCAAAAATGGAAATCTAATTCTTTGTGATTTGCATCCATTTTCTTCTGCAGGACAAATTACCAAAGATAAAGTAAATACATTCTTTGATACGATAGATTACTTTAATCAAAGAAAAATTGAATTCAATTGGAAATTTGAAAACGAATCTAAAAATATAAAATTTTATCGATATCATCGAACACTTGAAACATACATTAATACCTTACTAAAGGCAGGTTTTGAACTAAAAGGATTTTTTGAACCAGAAATCGAATTTAATAAAGATTCTCAATCACAACCTTATCGAGATAATTCAATACTGGAAAATAAAATTTTTTGGATGAAAATGCCCTACAGCTTTATAATTAAGGCACAGAAGAATGAGTTGTGA
- a CDS encoding antirestriction protein ArdA translates to MNIPRVYVACLASYNNGILHGSWIDCANDPEDIETDIQQMLKASPIEMAEEWQIHDYEYFCGFDPSGYLPEKLSQFALFIEEYERLGAELLDIHDDIDKAKEVLEDNYLGCYESLSDYAEELTSGCYDIPQCLEYYIDYKSMARDMELNGEFYSIQTKHDEHHLFIN, encoded by the coding sequence ATGAATATACCTCGTGTTTATGTAGCCTGTTTAGCCTCATACAATAACGGCATACTTCATGGTTCATGGATTGATTGTGCTAATGATCCGGAGGATATTGAAACAGATATCCAACAGATGCTTAAAGCCTCACCGATTGAAATGGCTGAAGAGTGGCAAATCCATGACTATGAATATTTCTGTGGTTTTGATCCAAGTGGCTATCTGCCAGAAAAGCTCAGTCAATTTGCACTGTTCATTGAAGAATATGAGCGTCTTGGTGCAGAGCTTTTAGATATTCATGATGATATTGATAAGGCGAAAGAGGTGCTGGAAGATAACTATCTTGGTTGCTATGAAAGCTTATCAGACTATGCTGAAGAGCTAACATCTGGATGCTATGATATTCCCCAATGCCTGGAATATTATATTGATTACAAATCAATGGCAAGAGATATGGAACTCAATGGTGAATTCTATTCCATTCAAACAAAACATGATGAACACCATTTATTCATCAATTAA